Proteins from a single region of Gasterosteus aculeatus chromosome 20, fGasAcu3.hap1.1, whole genome shotgun sequence:
- the id4 gene encoding DNA-binding protein inhibitor ID-4 — protein sequence MKAVTPVHPQDSSSGGSPLSLHYLSKESLNIARCRVEDEDLFCLQYDMNDCYSRLKRLVPTIPQDKKVSKVEILQHVIDYILDLQLALETHPSLHKQQPQRTGTCPAPASNPSRTPLTPLNVDHHQRTSIVKKPEDSILCR from the exons ATGAAGGCTGTTACTCCGGTCCACCCGCAGGACTCCTCCTCCGGCGGCAGCCCGCTGTCGCTGCACTATCTGTCGAAGGAGAGCCTGAACATCGCCCGGTGCAGGGTGGAGGACGAGGACTTGTTCTGCCTGCAGTACGACATGAACGACTGCTACAGCCGGCTGAAGCGCCTGGTGCCCACCATTCCGCAAGATAAGAAAGTCAGCAAAGTGGAGATCCTCCAGCACGTCATAGACTACATCCTGGACCTGCAGCTGGCCCTGGAGACGCACCCATCGCTCCACAAACAGCAGCCACAGCGGACTGGCACCTGCCCCGCGCCGGCCTCCAACCCGAGCCGCACGCCGCTGACGCCGCTCAACGTCGATCACCACCAG AGGACGTCAATAGTCAAAAAGCCGGAGGACTCTATTTTATGCCGCTGA